Sequence from the Azospirillum formosense genome:
CTGCCGGGCCAGGACGTAGGAACTGGCCGAGCAGGGCAGGGCGTTGAACAGCACGGCGATGGTCAGCGGCAGCCCGTCCACCCCCAGCCACAGACCGGCCAGCGCCGTCGCGGCGGGGACCAGCAGCAGCTTCAGGACGCTGGACAGCGCCACGCCGAGCCCGGCGCCGCGCGCCGCGGCGAGGTCCAGCCCGGCACCGACCGACAGCAGCCCCATGGGGAGGGCGGCCCGCGCCAGGATGCCGACCACGTCCCCGACCACCGGAACACGGCCGACCCCGCTCAGGTTCAGGGCGGCGCCGATGGCGACGGCGATGATGATCGGGTTCCGCAGAATGCCAGAAACGACCGCGCCGACGCCGCTGCGCTGCGCCGCTCCGTCCGCCACCCGCCCATAGCGCACCATGGCCGTGACGCAGAGCAGGTTGACCAGCGGCACCACAACGGCGATGCCCACCGCCGTCAGCGTCAGCCCGGCGGATCCGTAGAGCGCGGCGGCCCCCGCCAGACCCACATAGGTGTTGGGCCGGATCGCCCCCTGGAAGACCGAGGTGAAGGCCGGGCCGTCCAGCCTGATCGGGCGCCGGACGGCAAGCGCCAGGATGGCGCCGGCGAAGATCCCCGCCGCCATCGTTCCGCCCATCGAGCCCATGGACAGCGCGCGCAGGTCGGTGCGCGTCAGTTCGTCCACGATCAGGCAGGGAAAGAACAGAAGATAGGTCAGCCGGTCGAGCGACGGCCAGGCGGATTCAGGGATCACGGCGCGGCGGCGCAGCCCCTGGCCGAACAGGATCAGCAGGAAGATCGGGGCCAGCGCCCCGGCGATGGGCAGCATGGGGCCGTCAGGCGTCCCCGTCGCCGCCGCTGTTGCCGCCGGTGTCGTTGTCGTACTCGTCGCGCTCCCGCTGCTCCCGCTCCATGCGGCGGATGTGGGCCAGCGCGTCCAACGCGCCCTGCAGGATGTAGGCGGCGGCCATCTTGTCCACCACCTCGTCCCGGCGCTTGCGGGTCATGTCGGCCTCGCCGATCATGAAACGCTCGACCGCGGAGGTCGATAGCCGTTCGTCCCAGAAGGCGATCTCGGCGTCCCAGCCCAGCAGGTCGGACCGCTCCATCAGGTTCTTGGCGAAGGCGCGGGTGGATTCGGCGCGCGGCCCCTCCGACCCGTCCATGTTCAGCGGCAGGCCGATCACCAGCCCGCCGATCCCGTAATCGCGCAGCGTCCGCGACAGCTCGCGGGCGTCCTGGGTGAACTTCGTGCGCTTCAGCGTGCCGATCGGCGAGGCGACGACGAAGTTCGGGTCGGACACGGCCATACCGACGGTCTTGGTGCCGACGTCGAGGCCGAGCAGGCGCTGGCCACGGCCCAGGCGGGCGGCCAGTTCGGGAAGCGTGTGGATCATGCCGCGAACCATAGAAGCCGCGCGCCGGAACGGCAAGCCCGGCGGAGGCGTTGCGCGATGCGCCAACGCCGCCGAACGGCGGCTTGTGTCCCTTTCCCACGCGCTTATTGTGGCACATGCGTATTCCGGAGTTCCCCCATGCCCAGCGCCACCCCCGTTCCGGGTCCCGCCGCACTCAGCCACCGCCCCTTGGCGGATGCCGACATCCCGCGCATCTGCGGCTTCGCCCGCGACCGGGAGGAGCTGTATTTTTTGTTTCCCCGCGCGACGTGGCCGCTGACTCCGGAACAGGTGCGCGACTCCCTGGCCGTGCGCCGCGATCCCACAGTGGTGCTGCGCGGCGGCGAGGTGGTCGGCTACGCGAACTTCGCGATTTTCGAGGCGGGGCGAACCGCCAGCCTGGGCAACGTCAGCGTGGCGCCCTGGGCACGGCGGTCGGGTGTGGCGAAGCATCTGGTGTCCACCATGATGGATCGAGCCTTCGTCCATCATGGCTTGCCGGAACTCCGGCTGCGCTGCTTCAACACCAACACGCCGGGACTTCTTCTCTACGCCGCGCTGGGATTCGCCCCGATCGCTGTGGAGGAGCACAAGGCGCCCTGGGGCGACCGGCTCGCCCTGTTCACCCTGCGCCTCGACCGGGAGGGCTGGGCCGCAGGGCGTGGCGACGGGTGACGCGGCCTGACCGTCGGTGTCGGTGGTGCCCTGGGCGGCGGCTCTGGACGTTGCCCGACGCCCACCCGTCCACCGGCGCTTTTCCGACATGCCCATCACATCGGCGGTCTTGCGGATGTGGAGTTCGCCGTTCCGGCGAACGGTCCTCCGCTGCTGGTCGTGCTGCGGCGCGGAGCCGTTGATCGGTGCGCCGGCGACCCGCTGCATCCCCTCCTGTTGCGGATCGCTCAGCCGAGGCAACGCGAGGGTGTTGAACAGGGCCACGGCGGCGAAGCCCGCCACGCCGATGCAAAAGGAGCCGATGCCAAAGGAAAGGACGGTTCACCAGCGTCGGTGATGCCGTCATGGGGGCATGCCGGGCTGGGTGCGCCAGGGTCCCCTTGATGAAAATTCAATTGGTATGGTGAGCCGTATGATAGGGAAGCCGCGCCCAACCATGCCGCATCCCCTTCTCGCAGGGACTCATCGCCCCCGGTCCGCGGGCGCGCGCCGCTGGAAGGGATATCCCTGAATCATTGCGGTAATAGAATTCGGGTGATAGCTTCCAAGCCGTTTTTCCAGACGTTTCGGAAGAGAGTGGAAGGCATGTCGCTCGACAAGGCCACCGTGGCCAAGATCGCGCATCTGGCCCGCATCAAGGTGCCGGACGATGAACTGGATCACCTGGCGGGTGAGCTGAGCCAAATCCTGACCTTCGTCGAACAGTTGGGCGAGGTCGACACGCAGGACGTGCCGCCGATGACCAGCGTGGCCGCGCAAACCCTGCGCCGCCGCAAGGACGAGGTGACCGACGGCGGTTACCGCGACGCCGTCCTCTCCAACGGCCCGGAGACGGCCGAAGGCTTCTACGTCGTTCCGAAGGTGGTCGAGTGATGACCGGTCTTACGCATCTGACCATGGCGGCGGCCCTCGACGGCCTCGCCAAGAAGGAATTCACCGCGGTCGAGCTGACCGAGGCCCACGTCAAGGCGGTGGAGACGATCCGCCCGCTGAACGCCTTCATCACCGAGACGCCAGAGCAGGCGCTGGCGATGGCCAAGGCGTCGGACGCCCGCCGCGCCAAGGGCGAGGCGGGCCCGATGGAGGGCCTGCCGATCGCGGTGAAGGACCTGTTCTGCACCAAGGGCGTGCTGACCACCGCGGCCAGCCACATCCTCGACGGCTTCAAGCCGGAGTATGAGTCCACCGTCACCAGCAACCTGTGGCGCGACGGCGCCGTCATGCTGGGCAAGGTGAACCTGGACGAGTTCGCCATGGGCTCGGCCAACATCACCTCCCACCACGGCAACGTGATCAGCCCGTGGAGCCCGGGCGAGGTCGGCAACTGGTCGCGCCAGATCGTTCCCGGCGGCTCGTCGGGCGGTTCGGCCGCGGCGGTGGCCGCGCGCGCCGCGCTGGGCGCCACCGGTACGGACACCGGCGGCTCGATCCGCCAGCCCGCCGCCTTCACCGGCATCGTCGGCATCAAGCCGACCTACGGGCGCTGCTCGCGCTGGGGCGTGGTCGCCTTCGCCTCCTCGCTGGATCAGGCCGGCCCGATGACTCGCACGGTCGAGGACGCGGCGATCATGCTGCGCTCGATGTGCGGCTTCGACCCGAAGGATTCGACCTCGGTCGACATGGCGGTGCCGGACTTCCGCGCCGCCCTGACCGGCGACATCCGCGGCCTGAAGGTCGGCATTCCCAAGGAATACCGGGTGGAGGGCATGCCCGCCGAGATCGCCGCAATCTGGGACCAGGGCATCGAATGGCTGAAGCAGGCCGGCGCCGAGCCGGTGGAGATCAGCCTGCCGCACAGCAAGTACGCGCTGGCCACCTACTACATCGTCGCCCCGGCCGAGGCGTCGTCGAACCTCGCGCGCTACGACGGCCTGCGCTACGGCCTGCGGGTCGAGGGCGCCAGCCTGAAGGACATGTACGAGAACACCCGCGGCGCCGGCTTCGGCAAGGAGGTCCGCCGCCGCATCCTGATCGGCACCTACGTGCTGTCGGCGGGCTATTATGACGCCTACTACAACAAGGCCCGCCAGGTGCGCACGCGCATCAAGTGGGACTTCGACGAGGCGTTCAAGACGTGCGACGTCATCCTGACGCCGACCGCGCCGAGCACCGCCTTCGCCATCGGCGAGAAGATGGACGACCCGATCCAGATGTACCTGAACGACGTGTTCACGGTCCCGGCCTCGCTGGCCGGCCTGCCGGGCATGTCGGTTCCGGCGGGCGTCGGGTCGGACGGGCTGCCGCTGGGGCTGCAGCTCCTGGGCCGGCCCTTCGATGAGGAGACCGTCCTGCGCGTCGGTCAGGTCATCGAGAAGGCCGCCGCCGTCACCGCCACCCCGCCGTTCATGGCCTGAGCCGGACGAGAGAAGAGACCGATGTCGTACATTCAGGGCGAAACGGGCGATTGGGAAATCGTGATCGGGCTGGAGGTCCACGCCCAGGTCATCTCGAACGCCAAGCTGTTCTCCGGCGCCGCCACCGCCTTCGGCGCGGAGCCGAACAGCCAGGTCAGCTTCGTCGACGCCGCCTTCCCCGGCATGCTGCCCGTCATCAACGAGCATTGCATTGAGCAGGCGGTGCGCACCGGCCTGGGGCTGAAGGCGCAGATCAACCTGCACTCGGTGTTCGACCGCAAGAACTACTTCTACGCCGACCTGCCGCAGGGCTACCAGATCAGCCAGTATCTGCAGCCCATCGTCGGCAAGGGCGAGATCGTTCTGGACCTGCCGGACGGCTCCTCCCGCACGGTCGGCGTGACCCGCCTGCATCTGGAGCAGGACGCCGGCAAGTCGCTGCATGACCAGCATCCCGCCAAGACCTACATCGACCTGAACCGGTCGGGCGTGGCGCTGATGGAGATCGTGTCGGAGCCGGACATGCGCACCGCGGAGGAGGCCGGCGCCTATGTGCGCAAGCTGCGCTCCATCCTGCGCTACCTCGGCACCTGCGACGGCAACATGGAGGAAGGCTCCATGCGCTGCGACGTCAACGTGTCGGTGCGCAAGCCGGGCGCGCCCTTCGGCACGCGCTGCGAGATCAAAAACGTCAACTCGATCCGCTTCGTCATGCAGGCGATCGAGTACGAGGCGCGCCGCCAGATCGAGATCATCGAGGAAGGCGGGAAGATCGACCAGGAGACGCGTCTGTGGGACACGACGAAGTTCGTGACCCGCTCCATGCGCTCCAAGGAGGAGGCGCACGACTACCGCTACTTCCCCGATCCGGACCTGCTGCCGCTGGAGCTGGATCCGGCGTGGGTGGAGGACATCAAGCGCACCCTGCCGGAGCTTCCGGACGACAAGAAGGCCCGCTTCATCAGCGAGTACAAGCTGTCGCCCTACGACGCCAACGTGCTGGTGTCGGAGAAGGCCCGCGCCGACTTCTTCGAGGCGGTGGCCAAGGGCCGCGACCCGAAGCTGGCCGCCAACTGGGTCACCGGCGAGCTGTTCGGCTATCTGAACAAGGCCGGCAAGGAGATCGAGGAGAGCCCCGTTTCGGCGGAGAATCTCGGTGGCCTGATCGACCTGATCGCCGACAACACCATCTCCGGCCGCATCGCCAAGGAGGTGTTCGAGGCGATGTTCGAAACGGGTGAGAAGCCCGCCGACATCGTCGAGAAGAAGGGCCTGCGCCAGGTCACCGACACCGGGGCCATCGAGTCGTCCATCGACGCGGTGCTGGCGGCGAACGCCGACAAGGTGGCCGAGTTCCGGTCGGGCAAGGACAAGCTGTTCGGCTTCTTCGTCGGTCAGGTCATGAAGGCGACGCAGGGCAAGGCCAACCCGGCCCTGGTCAACGAAATCCTGACGGCCAAGCTGAAGGGCTGATCGTCAACGGCGGTGACGCCGCGCCGGAACACGGTGCGGCGTCATAGCCATTGATTTTGTTCTCCCGTCGGTTTCAATTGGAGCCGGCGGGAGGCCCAATGATTGCAGATTCGCTGAGGGTAGCGCTTTTCGCGCTGTTCGCCGGTCTCCTGGCCGGATTTCTCGCCGGCTTGCTGGCGGCACGGCGCGTGGCGGAGCGAACCCCGGTCGACAAAACGGCCACCGCGTCCGCGGCGACGGAGGATCGGCTGCGCGCTATCCTGGACACCGCGCCCATCGGTGTCCTCATCAACACGCGCGACGGCGACAATCTCTATCACAGCCCCAGCGCCGCCACCTGTTTCAAAGTCAGCGGCGAGCGGTTGCAGCGCGACGGCATGTGGCCGCTCTACCATGACCCGCTGGACCGCAGGACGGCCATCGACCGCCTCTACGCCGAGGGCCGCTTCAACGGGCAGGAGGTGTTGCTGCGCCGTGGCGACGGCGAAACCTGCATGGGGTCGCTGAGTTCGACCGTCATCGATTTCGAGGGGCAGCGCTGCCACATCAGCTGGTTCTACGACCTGACGGAGCAGAAGAAGGCCGACGCGGTTCGCCGCGATCTGGCTGACCGCTTGGAAATGGCCCTGGACGCCACCGGCGCGGCGGTGTGGGACACCGACATCCCGCGGGGCACCTGCTGGTGGTCCGACAGTTTTCCGCGCATGCTTGGCTACGCCGAGCCGCCGGAGATGCCCGCCGATTTCTGGGAGATGCGCCTGCATCCCGATGACCGGCAGCGCGTGCTGACCACCATCGACGCCCATCTGCGCGGCGAGACCGCGGCCTACGCCTATGATTACCGGCTGCGCCGCGCCGACGGCGGCTGGATGTGGATCGCCGCGCAGGGGCGGGCGATTCGCGACTCCGCCGGCCGGGCGGTGCGCTACGTCGGCATCATGACCGACATCACCGAGCGCCGCCGCCAGGAGGAGGAGGTCCGCGCCGGCAAGGAACGGCTGCTGCGGATACTGGAGGCCAGCCCCATCGCCGTGAACATCACGCGCCGCGACGGTCTTCTCGTGTTCTGCAACACGCAGTCGGAGATCATTCTCGGCCGGTCGCGCGACGACCTTCTGCCGATGCCCGCCGAGCGGTTGTACGCCGATCCGGCGGACCGCCAAGCGCTGATCGACCGCTTCGAACGGGAGGGGCCCTTCCGCGACGCCGAGGTGCGCTTCCGCAAGCCGGACGGAACGGTCGTCTGGGTGCTGTCGAGCTGGGGCGAGATCGAGATGGACGGCGAGCCGGCGCTGCTGACCTGGCTCTATGACATCAACGACCGCAAGGCGGCGGAGGCGGCCATGATGGCCGCCCGCGACGAGGCGGAGCGCGCCCTGGCCGACCTGCGCGCCGCCCAGGAGAGCCTGATCCAGGCGGAGGCCATGGCCTCGCTGGGCCAGCTGGTGGCCGGGGTGGCGCACGAGATCAACACGCCCATCGGCATCGGCCTCACCGCCGCCAGCCACATCGCCGAACAGGCCCGCGACCTGCGCGTCCGGTTCGATTCGGGCCAGTTGAAGAAGACCAATCTGGCCGAGTATCTGGACACGGTGACGGAGGCCGCGCGCCTGCTGGTGTCGAACATGAACCGGGCGGCGGCGTTGGTGCAGAGCTTCAAGCGGGTGGCGGTGGACCAGACCTCCGGCGAGCGGCGCACCTTCGATCTGCGCATTTACGTCGACGAAGTGCTGTTCTCCCTGCGGCCCCGGCTGAAGCGCACGCTGGTGGCGGTGGAGGTGGATTGTCCGGAGGGGCTGGAGATGGACAGCTTTCCCGGTGCGTTGAGCCAGGTTCTGACCAACCTCGTGATCAACGCGCTGATCCACGCCTATGGCGAGGACCAGCGGGGAACGATCCGCATCGCGGCCCATGCGGATGGCGACGATCACGTCGTCATCGAATTTTCCGACGACGGGTTCGGCATTCCCGACGATCATCTGCCGAGGGTCTTCGAACCCTTTTTTACGACCAAGCGGGGCGAGGGCGGTTCGGGTCTCGGGCTGCACATCGTTCACAGCACGGTGACCGGCGTGCTGGGCGGCACGGTGGCGGTCCGGTCGGCGGCCGGGCAGGGGACGGGCTTCACCCTGCGTTTGCCGCGCCGCGTCGCCCGGGAGACGGTTCCGGCGGCCGTTCAGCCGCCCGAACCGGGGCCGGCGGTGCCCGTCTGACGGCGGCCCGGCCGCCGAAGGCGTGCATCAGGCGTGAAGGTCCTGGAACTGCAGATGCTTGGGACGGCGGCCCCGCCGCTTGGGTGGAGTGAAGGCGGCGGTGGCGCCGCTTTCCCCCCGCACCTCGGCTTTCAGCTCCTGAACGCAGCGCAACAGCAGTTCCTTCTCGCGCAGATCCTCGCGGTCGGTGATCTCCAGGCAGCTCAGCTTGATCTCGACCAGATCGATCAGCGTTTCGGCGCAACGACGTGACAGGCTCATGGCGTCCCCCCGACCAAGGATTGCGATCGCGTTCTGGTGGTAAGCTACCTGTGATTTTCTAAAAAGTACATAAAATTTTATACAGATTTCGATCTTTCGTAGCGTGATCACATTTTTGGAGAGTAAGCGTTGACAGGCCCCATCCGGATCGTTAGAACGCACCCACGCCAGCGGCGCCACAGAGCGCCGCCTCGGCAGGAGGGGTGGCCGAGAGGCTGAAGGCGGCGGTTTGCTATACCGTTATAGGGGCTCAAACCCCTATCGTGGGTTCGAATCCCATCCCCTCCGCCACTTATTTTAAATCAAGCGATTAGCGTTGATTTTGCGGTTTCTCCTGGGGCTACAACCCGGGAGAAACCGCTATGTGTGTGCCGGGATTTGTGCCGACACGGTTCGGCACGTACCCAAGATAGATCTCCGTCGTCTTCACGCTGCTGTGCTCCAGATGCTTGGACAGGGCGTAGATGTCCCACTGTTCTGAAGCGCCCGAATCGCAAAACCGTGCCGCAGATCGTGGCAGCGAAAGGGGCGGAACGGTGTGCCGGCGACAAGCCGATGGTGGGTGGCAACGTTCGCTTGGACTTCTGCGCGCTCGGCGTTACGGGGGATGCTGACGTCACGCGAGAGGCGATCTACGCAGCGCTGAAGAGAACGCCCGGCTTAAAGCGGATTGTCGCTGAGTATAGACGGAATTTTGGCTGGCCTGAGCGGTTGGAGGAAGACACAGCTGAAGGACCGCGCGCCATGGGCCAGCCATATTCCTCCGATCTGCGCGAACGGGTTCTGCTGGCTTATGAGCGCCACGAGGGCGGCCCCGAGTTGCTGGCGCGGCGCTTCCAGATCAGCCGAGCCTGCGCGTACAACTGGGTGCGGGCCGCACGCCTTGAGGGGCGGCGGGTCGCCAAGCCGCATGCCGGCGGCGTACCAGCCAAACTGGACGCGGAGGGCGTGAGCGTGCTGCGGGCCTTGGTGCGGGAGGATAATGACGCGACACTGGCACAGTACCGCGACCGGTTGGCCGCACGCACCGGCATCGCGCTGAGCCCGGCGGTGGTGTGCCGCACCTTGAAGCGGCTGGGGTTGGCGCGCAAAAAAAGACGCTGAGGGCCAGCGAGCAAGAGCGCGCGGATATCGCCGCGGAACGCGCGGCCTACCGGGACGATGCGGTGGTCCATGAACCGGCGCGTTTGGTTTTCCTCGATGAAACCGGCATCAACACCCAGATGACGCCCACCCAGGCCCGGGCGCCGCGCGGCCAGCGGGCGCTCGGATCCGTGCCCTGTGGGTCGTGGCACCGCGTCACGGTGCTCGGGGCGTTGAGCGCCGAAGGCATGCTGGCCGCCATGAGCATCGAGGCGTCCACCTCCTCGGCCGTGTTTCTCGCCTTTGTCGAGCAGGTGCTCTTGCCCGTGCTTCGGCGCGACAAACCCGGCGCCGTGGTCGTGATGGACAACCTTTCCGCTCACAAGCGGGCCGATATCCTCGCCGCCTTTGAGACGGCGGGGATCCGTGTCCGCTTCCTCCCGCGCTACTCGCCCGACCTCTCGCCCATCGAGCCCGGCTGGGCCAAGCTCAAAGGAATCCTGCGCGCCAAGGAAGCCCGCACCGTCGAGGCCCTCAACGAGGAACTCGGCCCAGCCCTCAATGCGATCACCGCTACCGACGCCAAAGCGTGGTTTAAGCTATGCGGCTACCCGAATCTAAACTGAACCGAAATCCGCTTTAGCCGGCGCCACCGACGTCTGACCCTCGTCAGGCGTCAATCCAGAACTCGCGGATGAGCCGGTGGACAATCATCTCGTCCATCGGCGCATCGAAGCGCATTGCTCCCAACTCGCCCGTCGGCCTCATCCGCCACGCAACGGCGCTGCAACCGACGGAATCCTGCAGCGACACCTGGGCGACCGGCAGCGAGGCATCGGGCGGCTCAACAACCACGAAAAGCAGGCCGGGGCGCGCGGTCGTCGCCTGAAGCGTCTCAAGCATCGGGCGGAAGCGCTGGAGGTTTTCAATCCCCGGCGTGACCACGACGAACAGCGTCGGGTCGCCCAGCCCCATCACCTTCCGCCACCGCTCCACTCGGTCCCGCAGCTTTGCGCGCACGGCCTCGTCAGCAAGGTCGTGGTGCGGGAACATGTCGCCCAGGCCATAGGCGGCCCGAAAGCCGGCGTGCTCGTGCCCGTCGTACATGGTGCCGTCCAGATAGAGGCGGAAGTCGTCCTCAAGGCAGAATCGCGCGACCGCCGGGGGGAAGCGCACCCAATCGAAGGGCGAGGCCCATCGCCGAAGCCCGGCACGCGCGAGATGGGCCGTGGTGAAGCAGTGCGACCCCAGCGCGACGACGTGACGAGCAGGCCGCCCGTCGATGCTCCGGACCGCCGGCATGGCCGCCTGGAAATGCGGGACCAGCAAAGACGCGCCCTCAGGGGACTGCCGGAAGGCTCGCATCATGTCGGCGAGGCTGTAGGCGTCGCCGATGTCCAGGTGGCCGAGATGGTGATCGACTTCCCACCGGTCCGGCTCCCGCCCCAGCAACCCCACATAGCACGCATGGACGAATGTCGGTCTTAAGTCGATTGCTTCCGGCATGTCTCGCCTCCCATTCGCGCACATTTTTGGTCCGCAACCTCCTCTCGTCCAGCACCAGGGCGCGGCTTCTCGTTTTCAGAAACGAAAGGATCATCGTGAACCCCACGCCCTCCGGCGCGACTCCGCTGCGCGAGATCCACCCCGACGCCCTGGCTCTCGTCCGCCAGTCGGAGGGGCTTTACCTCACCGCCTATCTGTGCCCCGCCGGCGTGCCGACCGTCAGTTGCGGCCACACAGCAGGCGTGCGGATGGGCCAGGCGATCACTTGGCTCAAGGCCGAGGTCTTCCTGCGCGCCGATATGACCGACGCTGCCCGTGACGTCGGCCGGTTGATCAAGGTGCCGATCACCGATCGGCAGCGCAGCGCCCTGGTCTCCTTCGTGTTTAACCTGGGGGCCGGCGCGCTGCAGTCCTCGACCCTGCTGCGCCTGCTGAGCGGGCACGATTATGCCGGGGCGGCGGCCGAGTTTCCGAAATGGATCACCGGACGTCCGGCAGCCGAGCGCCACCGCGGGCATAGATCTGCTGTGGCGCGCAAAGCGCGTCGAGCTGCACCACGACGGCCCCCGGCTGGCTGTTCAGCCCCATCCAAGCATCGTAACCGACAATCTCGCCCCGCCGGATGTCTCGATACAGACCGTAGGTGAGATAACGCACGTCGGACACCGGTATCCGCACCCCGGCGAGGGATGACGCAACGACGTGATTGCATGGATTTGAGCTTAGGCGATCCAGCGCGTTCACTGCGCCGGGTTCCGGGGCGGCCTGCGGTGGCGGGCTGAGATTGGCGCAGGCTGCCATGAGCAACGCCGACGCGACGGTCCCACACCGAACCGCCGCCGTGATGGATTTGGATCGTCCGGCCCTCTGCTGCCTCACAGCTCTGTCCTCCAGTCCTGCACTCTCACTCATCAAGGGCAACAGACGCGAGGTCGCCCTGTCCCAGGCGATGAGATGAACGCCTGCTGTATAAACAAAAAATATTTGTAAATTTCCTCTACACAAATCTACTTAGAAAGTAGATTTCAATTGACGAAGCGTCACAAGATTGGTGTGATCTGGGTGTCGATCAACCCTGGCGCGTATTCTTGGGAGGCTTCAATGACAGCGGAGGTGAAACGCATCGGTTCCACCATGGGACGGGCCCTTCTCGGCCTGACCCTGGCGGTGGGCGTGGCCCTTGTCCCAACTAGCGGCGCGCGGGCCGAAGCGACGGAGGTGACCATCGCCATCCAATACGGGCTGAGCTATCTGCCCCTGATGGTCGCCAAGAATCAGGGGCTGATCGAACAACACGCCGCGGCGGACGGAATCGGGCCGGTCAAGGTCAACTGGCTCGTCCTGAACGGCGGCGTGGCCGCCAACGACGCGCTGCTGAGCGGCAACGCGCAGATCGTCTCCGCAGGCATCTCTCCGCTTCTGGCGGCCTGGGACAGGACACGGGGCGGCATCGGCGTGAAAGCCATCTCGGGGCTGGACTCCTCCGCCTTCTGGATCAACAGCAACAACCCCGACGTCCGCAGCATCCGCGACCTGACCGGGAAGGATCGCATCGCGGTCCCGGCGGTGAAGGTGTCGATCAACTCGGTCATTCTCCAGATCGCCGCGGAGAAGGAGTTCGGGCCGGGGCATCATTACGATTTCGAAGCGTTGACGACGCCACTCAGCCCGCCGGACGCGACCGCGGCGCTGGTTTCCGGCAAGACGGAAATCACCGGCCACGTCACCACGCCGACCTACGGCACCCTTCAACTCGCCCACCCGAACGTCCATCGCATCTTCAATTCGCGCGACCTCATCGGCGAAGCGACTCTGGTGCTGAGCTACACCACGCAGAAGTTCCACGACGAGAACCCGAAACTCACCGCCGCCGTGGTGAAGGCGATGGGCGACGGCTTCGCGCTGATCAAGCGCGACAAGGCCGAAGCCGCCCGCATCTATCTGGCCGAGGAGCGCAGCAAGCTGACCCAGGACGAGGTTGTGGCGCTGCTGAACAACCCGGACATCAGCTATTCGCAGATCCCGCACAACACCGGCGTGATCGCCGAT
This genomic interval carries:
- a CDS encoding AEC family transporter; this translates as MLPIAGALAPIFLLILFGQGLRRRAVIPESAWPSLDRLTYLLFFPCLIVDELTRTDLRALSMGSMGGTMAAGIFAGAILALAVRRPIRLDGPAFTSVFQGAIRPNTYVGLAGAAALYGSAGLTLTAVGIAVVVPLVNLLCVTAMVRYGRVADGAAQRSGVGAVVSGILRNPIIIAVAIGAALNLSGVGRVPVVGDVVGILARAALPMGLLSVGAGLDLAAARGAGLGVALSSVLKLLLVPAATALAGLWLGVDGLPLTIAVLFNALPCSASSYVLARQMGGDHALVAGIITVQTLASAATLPLVVALAG
- the gatA gene encoding Asp-tRNA(Asn)/Glu-tRNA(Gln) amidotransferase subunit GatA, with the protein product MTGLTHLTMAAALDGLAKKEFTAVELTEAHVKAVETIRPLNAFITETPEQALAMAKASDARRAKGEAGPMEGLPIAVKDLFCTKGVLTTAASHILDGFKPEYESTVTSNLWRDGAVMLGKVNLDEFAMGSANITSHHGNVISPWSPGEVGNWSRQIVPGGSSGGSAAAVAARAALGATGTDTGGSIRQPAAFTGIVGIKPTYGRCSRWGVVAFASSLDQAGPMTRTVEDAAIMLRSMCGFDPKDSTSVDMAVPDFRAALTGDIRGLKVGIPKEYRVEGMPAEIAAIWDQGIEWLKQAGAEPVEISLPHSKYALATYYIVAPAEASSNLARYDGLRYGLRVEGASLKDMYENTRGAGFGKEVRRRILIGTYVLSAGYYDAYYNKARQVRTRIKWDFDEAFKTCDVILTPTAPSTAFAIGEKMDDPIQMYLNDVFTVPASLAGLPGMSVPAGVGSDGLPLGLQLLGRPFDEETVLRVGQVIEKAAAVTATPPFMA
- the gatB gene encoding Asp-tRNA(Asn)/Glu-tRNA(Gln) amidotransferase subunit GatB, with the translated sequence MSYIQGETGDWEIVIGLEVHAQVISNAKLFSGAATAFGAEPNSQVSFVDAAFPGMLPVINEHCIEQAVRTGLGLKAQINLHSVFDRKNYFYADLPQGYQISQYLQPIVGKGEIVLDLPDGSSRTVGVTRLHLEQDAGKSLHDQHPAKTYIDLNRSGVALMEIVSEPDMRTAEEAGAYVRKLRSILRYLGTCDGNMEEGSMRCDVNVSVRKPGAPFGTRCEIKNVNSIRFVMQAIEYEARRQIEIIEEGGKIDQETRLWDTTKFVTRSMRSKEEAHDYRYFPDPDLLPLELDPAWVEDIKRTLPELPDDKKARFISEYKLSPYDANVLVSEKARADFFEAVAKGRDPKLAANWVTGELFGYLNKAGKEIEESPVSAENLGGLIDLIADNTISGRIAKEVFEAMFETGEKPADIVEKKGLRQVTDTGAIESSIDAVLAANADKVAEFRSGKDKLFGFFVGQVMKATQGKANPALVNEILTAKLKG
- a CDS encoding GNAT family N-acetyltransferase — translated: MPSATPVPGPAALSHRPLADADIPRICGFARDREELYFLFPRATWPLTPEQVRDSLAVRRDPTVVLRGGEVVGYANFAIFEAGRTASLGNVSVAPWARRSGVAKHLVSTMMDRAFVHHGLPELRLRCFNTNTPGLLLYAALGFAPIAVEEHKAPWGDRLALFTLRLDREGWAAGRGDG
- a CDS encoding PAS domain S-box protein produces the protein MIADSLRVALFALFAGLLAGFLAGLLAARRVAERTPVDKTATASAATEDRLRAILDTAPIGVLINTRDGDNLYHSPSAATCFKVSGERLQRDGMWPLYHDPLDRRTAIDRLYAEGRFNGQEVLLRRGDGETCMGSLSSTVIDFEGQRCHISWFYDLTEQKKADAVRRDLADRLEMALDATGAAVWDTDIPRGTCWWSDSFPRMLGYAEPPEMPADFWEMRLHPDDRQRVLTTIDAHLRGETAAYAYDYRLRRADGGWMWIAAQGRAIRDSAGRAVRYVGIMTDITERRRQEEEVRAGKERLLRILEASPIAVNITRRDGLLVFCNTQSEIILGRSRDDLLPMPAERLYADPADRQALIDRFEREGPFRDAEVRFRKPDGTVVWVLSSWGEIEMDGEPALLTWLYDINDRKAAEAAMMAARDEAERALADLRAAQESLIQAEAMASLGQLVAGVAHEINTPIGIGLTAASHIAEQARDLRVRFDSGQLKKTNLAEYLDTVTEAARLLVSNMNRAAALVQSFKRVAVDQTSGERRTFDLRIYVDEVLFSLRPRLKRTLVAVEVDCPEGLEMDSFPGALSQVLTNLVINALIHAYGEDQRGTIRIAAHADGDDHVVIEFSDDGFGIPDDHLPRVFEPFFTTKRGEGGSGLGLHIVHSTVTGVLGGTVAVRSAAGQGTGFTLRLPRRVARETVPAAVQPPEPGPAVPV
- the gatC gene encoding Asp-tRNA(Asn)/Glu-tRNA(Gln) amidotransferase subunit GatC — protein: MSLDKATVAKIAHLARIKVPDDELDHLAGELSQILTFVEQLGEVDTQDVPPMTSVAAQTLRRRKDEVTDGGYRDAVLSNGPETAEGFYVVPKVVE
- the ruvX gene encoding Holliday junction resolvase RuvX, with translation MIHTLPELAARLGRGQRLLGLDVGTKTVGMAVSDPNFVVASPIGTLKRTKFTQDARELSRTLRDYGIGGLVIGLPLNMDGSEGPRAESTRAFAKNLMERSDLLGWDAEIAFWDERLSTSAVERFMIGEADMTRKRRDEVVDKMAAAYILQGALDALAHIRRMEREQRERDEYDNDTGGNSGGDGDA